The proteins below come from a single Drosophila kikkawai strain 14028-0561.14 chromosome 3R, DkikHiC1v2, whole genome shotgun sequence genomic window:
- the LOC108080461 gene encoding uncharacterized protein, with protein sequence MRSAILFGLIACLAFSLVLAFEESPVQSNDLSAVEEGIGQAVESEVRAKRQYYGGFGRRGYGGYGGYGGYGGYGGYGGYPFYPRPYYGGYGGFGRPPFFGGGFYG encoded by the coding sequence ATGCGTTCCGCGATTCTATTTGGCTTGATTGCCTGTCTGGCCTTCAGCCTGGTGCTGGCCTTTGAGGAGTCCCCCGTCCAGTCCAACGACCTGTCCGCCGTGGAGGAGGGCATCGGCCAGGCCGTGGAGTCCGAGGTGCGCGCCAAGCGTCAGTATTACGGCGGATTCGGTCGCCGAGGATATGGTGGATACGGTGGATATGGTGGATATGGTGGATACGGTGGATATGGTGGATATCCCTTCTACCCACGTCCCTACTATGGAGGCTATGGAGGGTTTGGACGTCCCCCTTTCTTCGGAGGTGGCTTTTACGGCTAA
- the svp gene encoding steroid receptor seven-up isoform X1, with translation MCASPSTAPGFFNPRPQSGAELSAFDLGLSRSMGLGVPPHGAWHEPHSSSLGGHLHAASAGPGGSLATGGTTTGGSVSAGGGQTTPSSVASQQSAVIKQDLSANLNQNNHHGGGIKEDLSSLPSSNGGSAGGHHSSGGIPTGHNSDMLPLIKGHGGGGGQEMLTSIKGQPTGCGSSTPSSQANSSHSQSSNSGSQIDSKQNIECVVCGDKSSGKHYGQFTCEGCKSFFKRSVRRNLTYSCRGSRNCPIDQHHRNQCQYCRLKKCLKMGMRREAVQRGRVPPTQPGLAGMHGQYQIANGDPMGIAGFNGHSYLSSYISLLLRAEPYPTSRYGQCMQPNNIMGIDNICELAARLLFSAVEWAKNIPFFPELQVTDQVALLRLVWSELFVLNASQCSMPLHVAPLLAAAGLHASPMAADRVVAFMDHIRIFQEQVEKLKALHVDSAEYSCLKAIVLFTTGKLLDILYKDVPALLTKVSALLGKGSSPATNDDILGVVREHLDELNRLELESQAPQQAPLHLAAFMKSVAGVEAAVQQAEQLQQVQASASASAATAPAPLVPSAGSAFKPAGNGNATGSGSEVDLLASLYAQAQATPPSSGGGGEASTGHNNSSGLGASLPTQSQSGSSSRNLTASPLSTSLTSAHAPAPAAPPSSVPVTSVSTASSSSSLAGGAYQTPSAAAAAAAMFHYQTPPRAAFGSAFDMFHHSTPFGVGVGHAHALAHSAGGGSASFGSPSYRYSPYSLAGSRWQL, from the exons ATGTGCGCCTCCCCGTCCACGGCTCCCGGCTTCTTCAATCCGCGCCCCCAGTCCGGCGCCGAGCTGTCCGCCTTCGACCTTGGACTCTCGCGGTCCATGGGTCTGGGCGTCCCGCCGCACGGCGCCTGGCACGAGCCGCACTCCTCCTCGCTGGGCGGTCACCTGCACGCTGCATCGGCGGGTCCTGGTGGCTCTCTGGCCACCGGAGGCACCACCACCGGAGGCAGTGTGTCCGCCGGTGGCGGCCAGACCACGCCCAGCAGCGTGGCCAGCCAACAGTCGGCGGTGATCAAGCAGGACCTCTCGGCAAATCTCAACCAGAACAACCACCATGGTGGCGGTATAAAGGAGGATCTCTCCAGCCTGCCCAGCTCCAACGGAGGCTCCGCCGGCGGACACCACTCCAGTGGGGGCATCCCCACCGGTCACAACTCGGACATGCTGCCCCTGATCAAGGGacacggcggcggcggcggccaggAGATGCTCACCAGCATCAAGGGCCAGCCCACCGGCTGCGGCAGCTCCACGCCCAGCTCCCAGGCCAACAGCTCGCACTCGcagagcagcaacagcggATCACAGATCGACAGCAAGCAGAACATCGAGTGCGTCGTCTGCGGCGACAAGAGCTCCGGCAAGCACTACGGCCAGTTTACCTGCGAAG gTTGCAAATCTTTCTTCAAGCGCTCGGTGCGACGAAATCTCACATACTCGTGCCGCGGCAGCAGAAACTGCCCCATCGATCAGCATCATCGCAACCAATGCCAATACTGCCGCTTGAAGAAGTGCCTCAAGATGGGCATGCGGCGCGAAG CTGTCCAGCGTGGCCGCGTTCCGCCAACACAGCCCGGACTGGCCGGCATGCACGGCCAGTACCAGATCGCCAACGGAGACCCCATGGGCATCGCTGGCTTCAATGGGCACTCGTACCTTAGTTCCTACATCTCGCTGCTGCTCCGGGCGGAGCCGTACCCCACGTCCCGCTACGGCCAGTGCATGCAGCCCAACAACATTATGGGCATCGACAACATCTGCGAGCTGGCCGCGCGGCTGCTCTTCTCGGCGGTCGAGTGGGCCAAGAACATCCCCTTCTTCCCGGAGCTCCAGGTGACCGATCAGGTGGCCCTCCTGCGCCTTGTCTGGTCGGAGCTGTTCGTGCTGAACGCCAGCCAGTGCAGCATGCCGCTCCATGTGGCGCCGCTGCTGGCGGCCGCCGGCCTGCACGCTTCCCCGATGGCCGCCGACCGTGTGGTGGCCTTCATGGATCACATCCGCATCTTCCAGGAGCAGGTGGAGAAGCTGAAGGCGCTGCATGTCGACTCCGCGGAGTACTCCTGCCTCAAGGCGATTGTGCTCTTCACCACTGGTAAGTTGCTGGACATCCTTTACAAGGATGTGCCGGCGCTGCTCACCAAGGTTTCAGCACTGCTCGGCAAGGGCAGCTCCCCGGCGACCAACGACGACATTCTGGGCGTGGTGCGTGAGCACCTGGACGAACTCAATCGCCTCGAGCTGGAGTCACAGGCGCCACAGCAGGCACCGCTCCATCTGGCGGCGTTTATGAAGAGCGTGGCCGGCGTCGAGGCTGCAGTGCAGCAGGcggagcaactgcagcaggtTCAGgcttctgcctctgcctctgcggctactgctcctgctccatTGGTGCCCTCCGCTGGTAGTGCCTTCAAGCCCGCCGGTAATGGCAATGCAACCGGCTCCGGCTCTGAGGTGGACCTTCTGGCCAGTCTGTATGCCCAGGCACAAGCCACGCCTCcgagcagcggcggcggcggcgaggCCTCTACGGGGCATAACAACAGCAGCGGGCTGGGCGCCTCGCTTCCTACTCAATCGCAAAGCGGTTCGTCCTCCCGCAACCTAACCGCCTCGCCGCTGAGTACTTCGCTGACATCCGCTCATGCTcccgctcctgctgctccccCCTCTTCTGTCCCAGTGACATCCGTGtccaccgcctcctcctcctcctcgctggcCGGTGGAGCCTATCAGACGCCctcggctgcggcggcggcggcagctatGTTCCATTACCAAACGCCACCGCGCGCCGCCTTCGGCTCGGCCTTCGATATGTTCCACCACAGCACGCCCTTCGGAGTGGGAGTGGGTCACGCCCACGCCCTGGCCCACTCGGCGGGCGGTGGGAGCGCGTCCTTCGGCAGCCCCAGCTACAGGTACTCGCCGTATAGCCTGGCCGGCAGTAGATGGCA
- the LOC108080438 gene encoding glycerophosphocholine phosphodiesterase GPCPD1 — MHRWFFANEREECDPSLNDGLDEESECAEQPEAPPPVPTTEWPFTVVYHRKLGGNEYIGISGNCESLGFWSPKDVFIMAKQECSNCMCKCHTYEAVLTIPRNIDIHYRYCVVVYDPVAKDCYIRFWEAQLKPRVIRTCQNLLKDVDCFGHPHVNDEHNRVDRGWVSTESIVQLKFFNAPFQWQRQKPRLLNVHVTPMYEADIGCKEGTLQAAVRKTSVPRLSHYLSNHDFQNLSLELRMAYTEVANLRSTKPLEFQPIFGVPCGPKDLQLFHCTVAYPEETLYRLDLYTYAHKAASDEPPYHYGYGFLQPNQLLGSEGSAQVKITCASTHRPLMELTVQYLVIRPLQGFQCDMSKSYERYWRKSRLCMDIGHRGSGKTYRNGVDLFRENTIYGFKQAALSNADMVELDVQLTQDAQVVVYHDFVLRFLQQRTPSYEELLENQDLLVFSYEKLNKLMLLCMGGSKRKDHVAVPLEAFTYEQLKEVRVLRFAGSKSCELFCDEMLNDQRPFPLLLELFQLDNEAMPLSVGFNIEIKWPQLDNSRRWEAGSFKPTFDRNLYVDTILKVVLENAGRRRIMFSCSDADICAMVRYKQNLYPVVLLSADPGTPVQYADERVSRLKTAVQVCNSLEFFGLSLHTNTVLEDLSLKSLMRPFDLQVLAWGGTATSAEVRNQLRRFGVVGIIFDRINQLDQMGEELQGGTVCIIDSMTTRPIIREVEVEEWRLKCGYMRETTVGYPNNPEE; from the coding sequence ATGCACCGCTGGTTCTTTGCCAACGAACGGGAGGAGTGCGATCCCAGTCTGAATGATGGACTCGATGAGGAGAGCGAGTGTGCTGAGCAGCCAGAGGCACCGCCACCGGTGCCCACCACCGAGTGGCCCTTCACCGTGGTCTACCACCGCAAGCTCGGCGGCAATGAGTACATTGGCATCTCCGGTAACTGCGAATCGTTGGGCTTCTGGTCGCCCAAGGACGTGTTCATCATGGCCAAGCAGGAGTGCTCCAACTGCATGTGCAAGTGCCACACATACGAGGCTGTATTGACCATTCCGCGAAACATTGACATCCACTATCGATACTGCGTCGTGGTCTACGACCCGGTGGCCAAAGACTGCTACATACGCTTCTGGGAAGCGCAGCTCAAGCCGCGGGTCATCCGCACTTGTCAGAACCTGCTCAAGGACGTCGACTGCTTCGGTCATCCACACGTTAATGACGAACACAACCGCGTGGACCGCGGCTGGGTGTCCACTGAGTCCATAGTGCAGTTGAAGTTCTTTAACGCTCCCTTCCAATGGCAGCGCCAGAAGCCGCGGCTGCTCAATGTCCATGTGACGCCGATGTACGAGGCGGACATCGGCTGCAAAGAAGGCACCCTTCAAGCAGCAGTGAGAAAAACATCAGTGCCGCGCCTCAGCCACTACCTGTCCAACCATGATTTCCAGAACTTAAGCCTTGAACTTCGAATGGCCTACACTGAGGTGGCCAATCTGCGCTCCACCAAGCCCCTGGAGTTCCAGCCCATTTTCGGTGTGCCCTGTGGACCAAAGGACCTGCAGCTGTTCCACTGCACAGTGGCCTACCCGGAGGAGACGCTCTACCGACTGGACCTATACACCTACGCCCACAAGGCTGCGTCGGATGAGCCGCCGTATCACTACGGCTACGGGTTCCTGCAGCCGAACCAGTTGCTGGGCAGCGAGGGCTCGGCCCAGGTGAAGATAACCTGCGCCTCCACGCATAGGCCACTGATGGAGTTGACCGTGCAATACCTGGTCATCCGTCCGCTGCAGGGCTTCCAGTGCGACATGAGCAAGAGCTACGAACGCTATTGGCGCAAGAGCCGTTTGTGCATGGACATCGGTCACCGGGGATCGGGCAAGACCTACCGGAACGGCGTCGACCTGTTTCGCGAGAATACGATTTACGGGTTCAAGCAAGCCGCCTTATCCAATGCTGACATGGTAGAACTGGATGTTCAACTCACCCAGGACGCCCAGGTGGTGGTATACCACGACTTTGTCCTCCGCTTTCTACAGCAACGCACTCCCAGCTACGAGGAGCTGCTGGAGAACCAGGACCTGCTGGTCTTCTCCTACGAGAAGCTCAACAAGCTGATGCTGCTCTGCATGGGCGGCTCTAAGCGCAAGGACCATGTCGCTGTGCCGCTGGAGGCCTTCACCTATGAGCAGCTGAAGGAAGTGCGTGTCCTGCGCTTCGCCGGAAGCAAAAGTTGCGAGTTATTCTGCGACGAGATGCTTAATGATCAGCGGCCCTTTCCTCTGCTTCTAGAACTGTTTCAGTTAGATAACGAGGCTATGCCCTTGTCCGTGGGCTTCAACATCGAAATCAAATGGCCACAGCTGGACAACTCGAGGCGCTGGGAGGCGGGCAGCTTCAAACCCACCTTTGATCGCAACTTGTACGTGGACACAATCCTTAAAGTTGTTCTGGAGAACGCCGGACGTAGGCGCATCATGTTCTCCTGCTCTGACGCGGACATCTGTGCGATGGTGCGCTACAAGCAGAACCTCTATCCGGTGGTCCTGCTCTCCGCGGACCCGGGTACACCGGTCCAGTACGCCGATGAGCGGGTCAGTCGACTGAAGACTGCCGTGCAGGTGTGCAACTCCCTGGAGTTCTTCGGGCTGAGCCTGCACACCAACACTGTGCTCGAGGACCTCTCGTTGAAGTCCTTGATGCGCCCGTTTGATCTGCAGGTGCTGGCCTGGGGCGGTACCGCCACCAGTGCGGAGGTGCGCAACCAACTGAGGCGTTTCGGCGTGGTGGGCATCATCTTTGACCGCATCAACCAGCTGGACCAGATGGGCGAGGAACTGCAGGGTGGGACAGTATGCATTATCGACTCCATGACCACGCGGCCGATTATCcgggaagtggaagtggaggAGTGGCGCCTAAAATGCGGCTACATGCGGGAGACCACTGTGGGGTATCCCAACAATCCTGAGGAATAA
- the LOC108080427 gene encoding LOW QUALITY PROTEIN: uncharacterized protein (The sequence of the model RefSeq protein was modified relative to this genomic sequence to represent the inferred CDS: substituted 1 base at 1 genomic stop codon): MIFVFKXVLPQPVWAVTPAPRGVSRQRQDTYPADGWIGPANLVQNGQCPMSNCATVQLLLVWPPPKGSARKGNS; encoded by the coding sequence atgatttttgtatTCAAATGAGTCCTGCCCCAACCAGTTTGGGCAGTTACTCCAGCACCCAGGGGAGTGTCCAGGCAGCGACAGGACACGTATCCCGCTGACGGCTGGATTGGCCCAGCGAATCTCGTCCAAAATGGCCAATGTCCCATGTCCAACTGTGCGACTGTCCAACTCCTTCTCGTGTGGCCTCCGCCAAAGGGGTCAGCCCGAAAGGGCAACAGTTGA